Proteins encoded in a region of the Papaver somniferum cultivar HN1 unplaced genomic scaffold, ASM357369v1 unplaced-scaffold_509, whole genome shotgun sequence genome:
- the LOC113342976 gene encoding uncharacterized protein LOC113342976, with amino-acid sequence MDDQPLANQLLTKDSSSHYLTEETWEDKNDAKKWARERGNLIRCIIVCNGTTNDSAFQMVCECSGKHKSNAKKDTLEVVKTKKKNTTFIKKTECPFKLQFKRNKAKRWFLEKVVCGSHNHPIPESFLSHAYVGRLTKEEENIGESLTQIRMKPIDILAHLKERNPQNASNLDNIYNARKKYKAKKWEQRHEMQQLKHLGEMHNYSVFHDDDEKGRIKHLLLANPEFVKLAR; translated from the coding sequence ATGGATGACCAACCTTTAGCAAATCAACTTCTCACCAAAGATTCTAGCTctcactatttaaccgaggagacatgggaGGACAAAAACGATGCAAAGAAGTGGGCTAGAGAACGAGGCAATTTGATTAGgtgtatcatagtttgtaatggtaCCACTAATGATAgtgcctttcaaatggtttgcgagtgtagtggcaAACATAAAAGTAACGCAAAAAAAGATACCTTGGAAGTAgtaaagacaaagaagaagaatactACTTTCATTAAGAAGACAGAATGCCCCTTCAAGCTTCAGTTTAAAAGGAACAAGGCAAAGaggtggtttttggagaaagttgtatgtggtagtcataaccaccctataccCGAGAGTTTTCTATCACACGCTTATGTTGGACGCCTtaccaaagaagaagagaatatcgGGGAATCATTGACACAAATTCGTATGAAGCCGAttgatatcctcgctcacttaaagGAAAGGAACCCTCAAAATGCTTCTAATTTGGATAACATCTACAATGCAAGAAAAAAATACAAGGCCAAGAAATGGGAACAACGGCACGAAATGCAACAACTAAAGCATTTGGGTGAGATGCATAACTACTCCGTATTccacgatgatgatgagaaaggacGAATAAAACATCTTTTGTTGGCTAATCCCGAGTTTGTGAAGTTGGCACG